In the Ignavibacteriales bacterium genome, AATATTTTGGTTCATAGAGCCAGTCCAAACAATAACAATAAAAAGTAACTTTTCGAAGGGGTTTATAAACCCCTTTTTTATTTTAAACATAATTTCATTACTAATACTGATATTGGAGAATTAACATGAATCCTCTAAAAATGTTTACTGTTTTATTATTTGTAATCTCAACTCAAATAATTCCTCAGGAAAAACTTTTTACTGTAGAAGATGTTGTCCAAGGTTCATTTAACAGATCGGCTTTATCAGGCATGAGACAACTTAATTGGATTCCAAATACAGATAATTATGTTTGGACCGACGGAACGGATGATAAATCCGTTTTACTAGTTTCAACACCAAAAAGTGCAAAAGCTGATACTCTTCTGAAATTAGCTGAACTAAATTCATTTTTTACTAAGCAAAATGAAAAACCATTACTCTCTATGCCATCTGTTATTTGGTCGTCTGCCAATGAATTTTACTTCCGTAGCGGATTAAAATATTATTCCTTCAATTTGAAATTTAAAAAACTGACAAATGTAAATTCAGTTGCAGATGGAGCAGCTGATCAAACACTTTCACCTAATAAAAAATTAGTTGCTTACACAAAAAGGAATAACCTCTTTCTTAGTCTCGGTGATACTCAAATCATTCAAATAACTGCTGATAAAGATACTAACATAGTTAACGGGCAATCAGTGCATCGGGATGAATTCGGAATTAACGGGGGAATTTTTTGGTCGCCGAATAATAACTACATAGCATTCTATCGAATGGATCAAACTATGGTAACAGATTATCCGTTGGTTGATCTCACTTACACTCCCGCCCGTTTAAAATTCATTAAATATCCTATGGCTGGGCAAGCAAGTCATCATGTTACTGTTGGTATTTACGAGATCAAAACTGGAAAAACAGTCTGGCTGAAAACCGGTGAACCGCTTGATCAGTATTTAACAAATCTTGCATGGTCCCCTGACGAAAAAATACTTTTTATTGCTCACCTTAACAGAGATCAAAATCAAATGCAAATGAAAAAGTATGATATAGCAACTGGTGAAGTGATCAAAATTTTATTTGAAGAAAAAGATAATGAATATGTTGAACCGTTAAATCCAATCGTATTCTTACCGAATTCTAATGATAAATTTATTTGGGAATCGCAGAGAGACGGATATAATCACATTTATCTTTATGATGTTGAAGGCAATTTAATAAGGCAAGTAACAGATGGTCATTGGGTTGTAACATCATTTAACGGATTTGATAAATCCGGTAAAAATATTTTTATATCTGCAACAAAAGAAAGTCCACTGGAAAAACATTACTACAGAGTAAATATTGAAACCGGTAAAATGGATCGTCTTACAAAAGAAATCGGAACACATAATGTTGTTGTAAATTCAAGTTCAGAATATTTTATTGATACTTATTCAAATGTTACAACACCGCGTTTAGTTAATCTTCTAAACAAAAAAGGTGAATTAGTTAGAAATCTTCTAACTACAGATAATCCATACAAAGATTACAGGATGGGAAGCACAAAACTTTTCAGTATTAAAAACGATGAAGGGACTGAACTGTTTTGCAGAATGATTACACCGCCAAATTTCGATCAGACTAAAAAATATCCGGTAATTGTTTATGTTTATGGCGGACCGCATGCTCAAGAAGTTACAAATATTTTCGGCACTGGAAGATACTTTTTATGGTTCTATTTAATGGCTCAGAAGGGTTTTATAGTTTTCACTTTGGATAACCGTGGCTCAGCAAATAGAGGTCTAGATTTCGAACAAGCAGTCTTTCGTCATTTAGGAACAAATGAAGTTAAAGATCAAATGGCAGGTGTTAATTATCTTAAGTCACTTCCATATGTTGATGGAAATCGTTTTGGTGTTTACGGCTGGAGCTACGGTGGATTTATGACGACTTCTTTAATGCTAAGAACAAACGGCGCTTTCAAAGTTGGTGCTTGCGGCGGTGCTGTGATTGATTGGAAGTTTTATGAAGTTATGTACGGTGAAAGATATATGGATACTCCTCAGACAAATCCTGATGGATATAAAGAAGCGAGTTTGCTCAATTATGTAGATAATCTAAAAGGAAAACTCTTATTAGTTCATGGAACAAGCGATCCAACTGTAGTTTGGCAAAACACACTTCTATTTGCTAAGAAATGTTCCGAACTAAACAAACCGCTGGATTATTATCCATATATAGGATCAGGGCATGGTGTTGGTGGAAAGGATGCCCTTCAACTGTATTACAAAATAACCAACTACTTTTTAGATAACCTTTGATGCAATTTTACCGGGCAGAGATGTGAGTTAAGTTTGCCTGGCATTTTCAAGTCTTCAATAAAATGGTTATTTTCAATTTAGAATCTGTTAATAATTTTGATAATTTTTTAAAGTGAGATTTTTTTGACCGGTGCAAAATTAGACCTATTAATAAAGCTAAATGAACTTGCCGAATATGCTCGCCGTGGAGATGAATTTTTACCGGATGAGATATGCAATTTCCTTTCCAATGAATTTGATCTAAATGGCGCTGCTCTTTTTTCTATAGGTGATAACAATTCTTTTCATCCAATAGGTAAATCTGCCGGTGTTAAGAAAAATCAGCTCAAAGGCAATTCTTTCATCTGTCCTAACTGTAAACATTTCGCCGGAGTTCAAAGCAACACTTTAATTCTTGATAGTAATTGTTCAATCCAAATTTCAGATAACATAAGTAATGAGGGATGTTATTTGATCAATCTTTCAGATTTAGATAAGATGATGATCAAAGTAGCTAAAAAAACTGCATTTAAACAAAACGATAAAGACAACTTAGAAAAAGCCATTCAGCTTATTTCATCATTAATATTGTTATGGTTAGAAAAACGCGGTGGTACAAAACATTCAACAGCTTCTCTTGCTAGAATTGTTACAGAAACTACTAATGAACTTAAGACTAGTTCCAATAACATAATGAGTTCTACTTCCGCATTATCAGGCTCAGCATTATCTCCATCGAATTCTGAAAGCATTAATTCATTAAAGAAAAATGCTCAGAATATTCTTTTGAACATTAATGATCTTAATGAAATTTCTAAGATCGAATCTAACTCTGTTACCAGAAATCAAAAAAGTGTAGAACTTATTCCGTTTATCAATGAGATAGTAGAATTATTTAAAAGAAATCTTGGTAATCGTAAAATTACGTTTTCAGTTAGCGTAGATAAGTTATTAAATAAATCCGTGATATTAGATGATCAGAAACTGCGTTACATCTTGAGCAGTTTCCTTTTTGTTTCAACAAACCTTACAACTAAAGGTGAAATTTCGGTTATAGCTTCTGTCATTCAGAATAATTTAGTAAGATTTGTTATCTCTGATTCCGGAACTGTTATTGAAAGTAAGATAATTGATAAACTATTCGATCCATTTACTCTTTTTCAAATGGAGGGATTTAAAAACTCTCCTTTAACAGGACTCAGTTTAACATTGGTAAAAAAATATGTACATTATTTGGGTGGAGAAATTTCAACAACAAGCACTGCGGGGAAAGGAAATACTTTCACGTTCACTATTAATGGAGAAGTAATGGCTGAAATAGGAAACAGTATCTCACAATTACCCAAACCAACTTCGGTAAATAAAGTTCTTGTTATTGAGGATGATTATGCAACATCGAAGCTTTTAACAAATTACCTAAATAAATGGGGTTATAATCCAACCATTGTAAGTACAGAAGAACAGGCTTTTGGCGTTATCAATAAAGAACCTCTACTCGCCATTATCTTAGATATCGAACTTCCGAATATAAACGGTCTCGAATTATTGAAGAAACTACATGATAATCCTCAGACAAAAAATACACCGGTAATTGTTTGCTCTATTGAACCGGAACAACAAAAAGCATTTATGATGGGTGCCGTAGAATATTTTATTAAACCGATAAATTACAATTACCTTGTTGAAGTTCTAACAAATTATAAACTGAGAAAAAATTCAAATGTCCTTTGTGTTGATGATGATTTACCTACTCTAAATTTAGTTAAGCAGGCAATTGAATCTGCAGGATTTATAGCTATTGCTGAAAATGTTTCTGCAAAAGTTATGGATAGAATTAAAGATAAAGATGTTGATTTGGCTATTGTTGATCTGGATATGCCAGAGCCAAACGGATTTGAATTGATCAAACTGATTAAGTCAGATAAAAAGTTTGCACACCTCCCAATTATAATTTATACCGGTAAAGAGAATTACAGAGAAGACCTCTACAAGATTGAAGGATTATTTGAAGAACTGCTTGATAAACACTCTACGAATATTGAAGATCTCGCAGATACTATAAGTGCAATGATCAACCGCTATGAAACACCTCCTTCAGTTGAAGAAGTAATGCACAGAGATAATGTGATAAAGATATTATTAGCAGAAGATTATAAACACTCACAAATAATTGTTACACGATTGTTAAAGAAAAATGGTTTTGAGAATGTTATAGTTGTTGAAAACGGCGAAGATGCGGTTAAAATGGCTCATCAAGAAAAATTTGATTTGATCTTGATGGTTATGCAAATGCCCATTATGAACGGCTTTGAAGCAACAGAGAAGATTCGCGAAATACCCGAGTATCGAGAAGTTCCGATAATTGCATTAACAGCTTTTGCTATGAAAGGTGATCGTGAAAAATGTCTAGAATCCGGTGCAACCGATTATATTCCAAAACCAATCGACAGCAAAGAATTCATCGAAAAAGTGAAATACTATACAAATGTTTCTGCCTAATTATTGATTGAAGTTATCTTCTGATAAATAAAAAGTCCCGCATTAGCGGGACTTTTTTTACATCAATATTCAAACAAATATTATTTTTTCTGTATGGCCATTTTTGGTAACGAAGTAGTACTTGGTT is a window encoding:
- a CDS encoding S9 family peptidase — translated: MNPLKMFTVLLFVISTQIIPQEKLFTVEDVVQGSFNRSALSGMRQLNWIPNTDNYVWTDGTDDKSVLLVSTPKSAKADTLLKLAELNSFFTKQNEKPLLSMPSVIWSSANEFYFRSGLKYYSFNLKFKKLTNVNSVADGAADQTLSPNKKLVAYTKRNNLFLSLGDTQIIQITADKDTNIVNGQSVHRDEFGINGGIFWSPNNNYIAFYRMDQTMVTDYPLVDLTYTPARLKFIKYPMAGQASHHVTVGIYEIKTGKTVWLKTGEPLDQYLTNLAWSPDEKILFIAHLNRDQNQMQMKKYDIATGEVIKILFEEKDNEYVEPLNPIVFLPNSNDKFIWESQRDGYNHIYLYDVEGNLIRQVTDGHWVVTSFNGFDKSGKNIFISATKESPLEKHYYRVNIETGKMDRLTKEIGTHNVVVNSSSEYFIDTYSNVTTPRLVNLLNKKGELVRNLLTTDNPYKDYRMGSTKLFSIKNDEGTELFCRMITPPNFDQTKKYPVIVYVYGGPHAQEVTNIFGTGRYFLWFYLMAQKGFIVFTLDNRGSANRGLDFEQAVFRHLGTNEVKDQMAGVNYLKSLPYVDGNRFGVYGWSYGGFMTTSLMLRTNGAFKVGACGGAVIDWKFYEVMYGERYMDTPQTNPDGYKEASLLNYVDNLKGKLLLVHGTSDPTVVWQNTLLFAKKCSELNKPLDYYPYIGSGHGVGGKDALQLYYKITNYFLDNL
- a CDS encoding response regulator, with product MTGAKLDLLIKLNELAEYARRGDEFLPDEICNFLSNEFDLNGAALFSIGDNNSFHPIGKSAGVKKNQLKGNSFICPNCKHFAGVQSNTLILDSNCSIQISDNISNEGCYLINLSDLDKMMIKVAKKTAFKQNDKDNLEKAIQLISSLILLWLEKRGGTKHSTASLARIVTETTNELKTSSNNIMSSTSALSGSALSPSNSESINSLKKNAQNILLNINDLNEISKIESNSVTRNQKSVELIPFINEIVELFKRNLGNRKITFSVSVDKLLNKSVILDDQKLRYILSSFLFVSTNLTTKGEISVIASVIQNNLVRFVISDSGTVIESKIIDKLFDPFTLFQMEGFKNSPLTGLSLTLVKKYVHYLGGEISTTSTAGKGNTFTFTINGEVMAEIGNSISQLPKPTSVNKVLVIEDDYATSKLLTNYLNKWGYNPTIVSTEEQAFGVINKEPLLAIILDIELPNINGLELLKKLHDNPQTKNTPVIVCSIEPEQQKAFMMGAVEYFIKPINYNYLVEVLTNYKLRKNSNVLCVDDDLPTLNLVKQAIESAGFIAIAENVSAKVMDRIKDKDVDLAIVDLDMPEPNGFELIKLIKSDKKFAHLPIIIYTGKENYREDLYKIEGLFEELLDKHSTNIEDLADTISAMINRYETPPSVEEVMHRDNVIKILLAEDYKHSQIIVTRLLKKNGFENVIVVENGEDAVKMAHQEKFDLILMVMQMPIMNGFEATEKIREIPEYREVPIIALTAFAMKGDREKCLESGATDYIPKPIDSKEFIEKVKYYTNVSA